The Meiothermus sp. genome segment TGGCCTGGGTAGACCCCCGCATTCGCTACGAGTAGAGGTGCGGCATGGATAAACGCAACAACCCCCTCTACCTGGCCTGGCGGCGTTTTCTGCGCTCCAAGCCCGGCGTGATCAGCGGGGTGGTGCTGATTGTGCTGTATGGGGTAGCTCTCTTCGCCGGATTTCTGGCCCCCTACAACCTGACCGTACAGCACCCCGACGCCATCTACCAGCCGCCCCAGCGCATCCACTTCTTTCGGGACGGCCGTCCGGTTCGACCCTACGTCTACCAGCTCAAGCGCGAGCGCGACCCGGTAACCTTCATCAGCAGCTATAGGGAAGACCCCAGCCGCCCCACCCCCATCCGCTTTTTCATCGCCCAGGGGGAGCCCTACCGCTTTTTGGGACTCAAAACCAACTGGCACCTGTTTGGCGTCCCGGAGTCCGAGGGTTACTTCTTCCCGCTGGGCACCGACCAGTTTGGGCGCTGCCTGTTCTCCCGCATCCTGGTCGGCTCACAGGTCTCGCTCACGGTTGGGGTGATTGGGGTGCTGATCTCCTTTGTCATCGGGATTCTGCTTGGGGGAATTTCTGGCTATTTTGGCGGCTGGGTGGACACCCTGATCCAGCGCACCACCGAGGTATTGCTCTCCATTCCGCGTCTGCCCATCCTGATGGCCCTTTCGACGGTTATTCCGGCGAGCTGGCCCAGCACCTACGTCTACCTGGGTATTATCGGGGTGCTCTCGTTTATTGGCTGGGCGGGGCTGGCTCGGGTGGTGCGGGGGCAGGTACTGGCCTTGCGCGAGGTGGATTACGTAACCGCCGCCGTGGCCCAGGGGGCTTCCAACCTGCGCATCATCCTGCGGCACATCGTGCCCAACCTGAGCAGCTACCTGATCGTAACCGCTACCCTGGCCCTGCCTGGCTACATCATTGGGGAGTCGGCGCTCTCGTTCCTGGGGCTGGGCATCAAGGAACCCATGGCAAGCTGGGGGCTCCTGCTGAAGGACGCGCAAAACTTTCAGTCGCTCTCGCTTTACCCCTGGCTGCTGACCCCCGGC includes the following:
- a CDS encoding ABC transporter permease, with the protein product MDKRNNPLYLAWRRFLRSKPGVISGVVLIVLYGVALFAGFLAPYNLTVQHPDAIYQPPQRIHFFRDGRPVRPYVYQLKRERDPVTFISSYREDPSRPTPIRFFIAQGEPYRFLGLKTNWHLFGVPESEGYFFPLGTDQFGRCLFSRILVGSQVSLTVGVIGVLISFVIGILLGGISGYFGGWVDTLIQRTTEVLLSIPRLPILMALSTVIPASWPSTYVYLGIIGVLSFIGWAGLARVVRGQVLALREVDYVTAAVAQGASNLRIILRHIVPNLSSYLIVTATLALPGYIIGESALSFLGLGIKEPMASWGLLLKDAQNFQSLSLYPWLLTPGILIFISVLAYNFLGDALRDAADVRQRD